AAGAGGGGGCAAGCTTTGGCGCTTCGACTTACAGACCAATTCCGATCGACTTTTCATAGGTCATTCCGATAATAGTTCCATAGTTACTTTTCATAAAGATGGCAAAATGGGGATTGGAACCACCAGTCCAGATGCCAAACTGGAGGTACATGATGGAAGCATTGAAATAAATTCCTCCCCTTTTGCACACTTCAAGATATTAAGGGACAATGGCGCTACAGCTAGTATGGGCATAACCAGTAATACCAAACACGCTTACTTGAGTTCGGCTGGTGAGTTAAAATTCTTGACGGATTTGGAAAACGCTGATGCATCAACTAAAATGTTTTTGACCAGGTCTGGACGTCTAGGTATTGGCACCACTAGTCCAGATGCGAGACTCACCGTAAAGGGCAATATCCATGCCGAGGAAGTCAAAGTAGATCTCAGTGTCCCAGCTCCCGATTATGTCTTTAAGGAAGGCTATGACCTCAAATCCCTGCAAGAAATCCAGGACTACATAAAAGAACATGGGCATTTGCCCAATGTGCCCTCTGCGAAGGAGTTGGAAGAAAATGGTATTCAACTGGGAGTGATGAACATGAAATTGTTGGAGAAGATTGAAGAGTTGACCCTCTATACCCTACAGCAACAAAAAGAAATACTACTGCTGCACGAACAACTTAAAAAAGTGGATGCACTGCAAGAGCAAATAAACAATCTGTTGAACCAAAACCAAGAATAAATGAAAAAATGCGCATTACTTCTTTTTCTGTTGGGTTCATGGCAACTATGGGCCCAATCGACCACGGAAAACTATACCAAGAGTTACGAACCTAAAATTGCTTTTAGTGTTTCCCAACTGGAAGATGTTATTGGGGATGCCGGTACATCCAGTAGTTTTACGTTAAGTGCACCTGTAAGTTCAGGGACCTTTGAGGCAAAACAAAGTATCACCTTGGCACCAGGATTTCATGCCACGGGCAATGTAACGATCAAGATTGTGGGGTTCCATCCCGAGGTTTTGGAAAACATCACCTATACGGATGGGTTGGGAAGACCTGTACAAAGTATCGCCAAAGCGCAGAGCCCCAATGGCCATGATATTGTGCAATTTATGGAATACGACCAATTTGGACGTACGTCCAAAAATTACCTGCCATATCCCACCACACAGAAAACCGGGAATTTTATTGCCGATCCCAAGACCCCACAAACGGCTTATTACCAAAACCAATATGGGGATACCTATGCCTACGGGGAAACCATTTTTGATGATTCCCCCCTGAATCGGGCCATTGAGACTTCCTCGCCGGGCTACGACTGGCGAATTATCTCAGGTAGCAATAGTGACCATACTACGAAAATGGAATACGCTACCAATACCTCCACACTGGAAATTGTGAAGTTTACCATAAACGATTCGGGAGCAAGTCCAGTAGTTTCAAAAGGGGCATATGGAACCAAGGAATTGTTCAAGAATATTGTAAAGAATGAAAATTGGCAGTCTACGGATGGGCAATTGAACACCGTGGAGACCTATACGGACAAAAATGGCAGGACGGTGGCAACCATTGTTTTTGAAGAGGTATCAGGTACCGTTGAAAAGCGCATTACCCAAAATGTTTACGACATCCAGGGCAGATTGCGCTACATATTGCCACCAAAGGCATTGGAAAATGTAAACCCTTTACAGAACCCCTATGTTATTAATGAGGATCTGGTCTACCAATATGAATATGACGAATACAATCGGCAAATTGCCCAGCGGGTACCTGGTCGGGACTGGGAGTATCTGGTGTATGATCAGTTGGACCGACCCTTTCTTATGCAGGATAAGAATCTTGCCAATCAGGGAAAATGGCTCTTTACCAAATATGATGCCTTTGATAGGCCTGTATATTCCGGTTTTTATTTTAACTCTGGGAATACTCCGCAAGAATTACAGGACATCGTCGATAATTTTATTGCTAATAATACGGATAACCCTGCCAATATAGAAAAACGAATAGCCGGCACCAACAACCTTGGTTTGGGTCAGGGTATTGACATCAATTATACGAATGATGCTTTTCCTAAAGGCATAATAGATATCCTCTCGGTATACTATTACGATGACTATGACTTTACGGACACCGACAAACCCGCAACACCAACAACAGTCCAGGGACAAACAGTGACCATAAGGACCCAGGGACTCCAGACCGCCAACTTTTCCAGAACAATGGGTGAAAATACATGGACAAAGCTGTATACCTATTATGATGAAAAGGGCCGTGAGATCAAAATCCACAACAAAAATCATTTGGGAGGCTATACCGCTACGGAAAGCAAACTCGACTTTAGGGGGAAGATAGATTTGGCGGTGACCAAACACAAACGGGTAACCTCAGATACGGAGTTGGCCATTAATGACCGTTTTACCTATGACTATGCAGAACGTGCCTTGGGACATTTTCAAAAGATCAACAGTCAGGCCGAGGAACGCATTGCGGAACATGACTATGATGAACTGGGAATGTTGACCCTAAAAAAAGTGGGTGGCAGCGCTGCTTCCAGCATCCCTTTACAGGAGTTGGCCTATGAGTACAACATTAGGGGCCAGTTCAAAGCCTTGAACAATGTAAACACCCTAGATGACAAGCTTTTTGCTTATAAAATCAACTATAACCAAGCGGCGGAGGGTGCCGGTACCGCTCCCGCCCGTTATGATGGTAGTATCTCCCAGATCATTTGGCAATCAGCTTATGATAACACCAAACGCAGTTATGCCTATTTGTACGATGACCTTAATCGACTATCGGAGAGCAAGTACCAGTACAACTCCGGTCTAAATGGTAATGTTTCAAACAATTTCAATACCCAGTATACCTACGATGAGCACGGTAACATCAAATCCTTGGAACGCAGGGGAAGCTCTAACCTTATAGACCAACTGACCTATAATTATGGCACGGCCAATGGCAATCAATTATTGTCCGTTTCAGATGCCGGTTCCTCCCTAGGATTTATAGATGGAAATACCAGCGGCAATGATTATGCCTATGATTACAATGGGAATATGACCAGGGATTTAAACAAGGGGATTACCAATATTGGCTACAACCATTTGGATCTGGTCAATACGGTCTCCTTACCCAGTAATCGTAGTCTTAACTTTTTATATGATGCCAGCGGAGCCAAGCTACAGAAAAAGTATATGAACGGTTCTTCCACGGTAACCACTACGGACTATCTAGGGGGCTTTCAATATGCCGATGGCAACCTTCAATTTTTCCCTACGCCAGAGGGCTATGTGTACAAGTCGGGAAGTACCTATAAATACATGTACATCTATGCGGACCATTTGGGGAATACCCGGGTAAGTTATACGGATACCAATGGCAATGGTACCATAGAAAGCTCGGAATTGGCCTCCAATCGCAACTATTATCCCTTTGGAAGCGTCCATAGTGGGGACTATACCAATGGCCTGTCCGCGGTATATAAATATACCTTCCAGGGCAAGGAATTCCAGGCTGAGGACGGATTGAACTGGCATGATTTTGGCTCCCGAATGTACGACTCGGAGCTAGGTCGTTGGATGGCCACAGACCCACAAAGCCAATTTGGTAGTCCGTATTTGGCCTTGGACAATAATCCCATATTATATGTTGATCCCGATGGGGAATGGGTTTGGATTGCAGTTGGAGCAGTAGTTGGTGGTGTGATTAATGTAGCGGCAAATTGGGATAATATAGATAATTTTTGGGAAGGCGCAGCAGCTTTTGGCAGTGGAGCATTAGTTGGAGGTGCAACAGCGGCTTGTGGAGCCTGTGGAAGTGCAGTTGCTTTAGCTGCCGGAGGGGGAGTATTGACCGGAGCTACAAATAATATCATTAGTCAAACAGGTAACGGTAGAGGGCTAAATGATGTCGAGTGGGGATCAGTTGTACAAGGTGGCGTGATAGGAGGAGTATCTGGTATAGCTGGATACGGTGCCGGAAATTTAGCCGCAAGATACGGAGGAAATGTACTAATAAACGGATTAAATGTCCAAGGACCCGCAGTTCGTGGCGCTCTTGGAGGTGTCGCTGGTGCTTTTGGAGGAGGTTATGCAAGTGGTTTTACTGGAGCATTATTGTCTGGAGCAAACCTAGGAGAAGCTAATCAAGCAGGTTTGAATGGAGCAACCGATTTAGGGAACCTTGGTATAGGAACTGTTGCAGGCTTTGCTGGAGGTTATAAATATGCGAGAGATAATCAAATAAATCCATTGACTGGCAAATTTGAAAATACCACTAATCAAGTTGCAATAGGCAGAAATCAACATAAAAGAGTCAATCCCGCGGCTAACGATTTAGGAGCGGAAACTATTTCAGAATCTTGGGCAGAGAAGTTTGGCAACAAATGGATTCCAGATGATGTTGGTTTGAACTTTAACAATGATTGGTTCAACAAAAGATTAGATTTAAACTCCAATGTTTTTGATTTTGGAAACGGAGGCTTTAAGGATTACAGTCCATATTACAATGTTGAGTTGAATTCACTTCAATTCCGTTCTTATCCTATCATTAGGGCGCGCTACTCCAGTTTTTTTGGTCAAAGAGTAAGAATCATATATTATGAGAATAGGTTTATTACACTACCTTGGAATAACTAATTCACATCAATAACATCCTATGACTTGGAATGAACTTTTAGGTATTATTATAAACGCTTTTTCTAATACTGATTTTGGTATTTGTAGTACTTACTCTATTACAATTTGTGCTTATGAGGTTAAAATTGTTATTGAGAATCCCGTGAAGAGGTATTTAGTTGAAATAGAAATAGAAGGTACAAGAGTCAAAAAGGTTGAAGTTTCCATTTATTCATGGTTTGGGATTAGGAAAAAGACTTATTCCGTCTTTGAAGATATAATGACCTTCAATCAAAGTAATATTACCATAGAAAGAAAAATTGAAAGAATAGCCAATGAAAGCCTAAGAATTTTGAAAAATTTCGCCAAGGAATGATAATACCAATTGATACTAGTCAATAAATAGGGAAGCCAATTAGATAAATTTTTATCAGTAAAAAGATTCTTTAGGCTTGGTTACGAACAAATTTCAAAACGATTTGGAAAGGACACAAGTTTATTGAAGAAAACTATTAATAGAAAAGCCTTCAATTTAAAGCTAATAGAAAACGATATTGAAAAATAGAAAAAATGAAAAAAATAACATTGACGATAATAGCTGGCATGATAATTACTCAAGCTGTATTTACCCAGAATACAGATGCCAACGATATCCAAACCCCGGAACAATCCCCATTTAATATGGCCAGTGGTTCCATCCAAGGGGCCATAGCCAATTCCGTTAAGGAAGTAACGGGTAAGGCAAACCTTTCCGTGCCCATTGCCAATATCAATGCCCGGGGGGTCTCCTACCCCGTTTCACTGACCTATAATGGTGATGATGTGTTCCGGCAGGCCCAATACATGAACCGATATAGAACCCAGAGTATTCTGGGTGTCGGCTGGAATATGAACGTCCCCAAAATAGTAGTGGACCATAAAGGTACGGCAACAAGGGATGATGATACTTTTTATCTGCTGGACGGTAACAACAACACAAAACTGATCTGCACCAAAAAACAGATTTTAGAGGGGCTGTTTGGTATTGGCAGTAGCTATATGGCTTTTCAAATGGAAAAGTATGCCCCCTATAAGATCAGTTACAGAATCCGTACTAGGGACAACGTAAATAGTGTTTTTGTAACTACCGAGCAGGATTACTGGACCATTACGGATGATAAGGGCATTACCTATACCTACGGCAATACCGATAATACCAGACAGAATGTAGTGGCTTGGGGCAATTGGATCGGGGATTCCAGAAATACGGTTGGGGATTCCAAACATACCACGGTCTGGAACCTTTCCAAGATTCAAGATCAATGGGGCAATAACCTGACTTTTAGCTATGATAAGGTAGAGGGATTTGCCTCCAGCTCGGGGGAAAGACATACCGAAGCCTCTTATTTGGAAGAGATTACCGCTTCCTCGGGAGGAAAAATCGTATTCACCTATGGCAACAAGCCCATTACGGAATACTACGAACCCCATACGGAGGCCCAGGAACCCGACGCCTATCAAGAACAGTTTGAGACCAAATACCTGAGTTCCATCAAAACCTATGACAGGGCCAATCAATTGGTCTATACGTATGGTTTGGGCTACAGTGTGATAAAGAAGGTGGCCAGCAACGACCGAAATCGATATTTGCAGAGCATTACCCAAAAAGATAAAAACAATACGGCCTTGCCTCCCCTGGAATATGAATACCATACCACGGGGATTTTTGAGGGTGGGCTTAGAAAAGTGACCTATCCATCGGGAGGATCCGTTTCGTATACGTATGGCGAAAAAACCATATTCGATAGTGGCAGTATATCCGCTGTTGTAGACGGCAATATTTCCAATAATTATACCACTGTAGGCCATTTTGCAGGTCAGAACTATGCTTTACGGGTAAGGCATGAAGGCAATTGGAATACCAATGAAAGATTGAGCATTGTTTATGACTTCTGGATTGGGGAAAAATGGAAACGAAGGGAGTTTATCATTCCAGAACTGGTTAAGGTGGTTTTTAGAAACGGCAGACACGAAGTCAATACGCTGAAATTTGCATCAGGGAAGGACTTTTTTGCTTTCTTAACATTTGATAGAGGTAACAATAAAGGAAGTGTGTACCTATTCCATAAGAAACAAGATGGTGTAGATTGGTTACAAACCAGTTATAGGAATATTACCGTGGAATCGGGATCGGCAGATTATCCCAATGAAGATCCCGTATTGTTGGCAGGAGAAGATTTTGTAGCCGTCGGAACCAATAGGCCCGGAAGGTTGTTGACCTATACCTGGAATGGAAATGGGTGGAATTCAAAATCCATTTCGCAAGGTACGGGCCAGTTTTATTACGGGGCGGCCAACAACTTTATCGTGGCCCTGGATGAAGATGGCGGAAGTGACTGGATAACAGGAGTAAATCATGCAGATAATTACTACATCCATTATTTGGATGCGGAGAAGCAATGGCACACCAAATCGTGGTCGGCGGCTGCCGATCCACATACCCAGGGAACCCATGACCCTAGCTACCTATATGCTTCCAATTCCATGTTGGGTTTTATGGCAGGTAATCAAGAAGAATATATTTTACGTTGGGACATGGACTATAATTTAATAGCAGTGGATGATGTTGTTGGACAGCATACGGATACCTATCCACTGTTGCCCGTAATGAATAACGTTTTTATGTTGCTTAAAAGCTCACCCAACGGCCCCTATGGCCCCACTAAGGGATTGGCCTTCGATGGCTCTAACTGGAGTTTGGAACCTTTTGACCCTATTAATGTTTCCTACGATTATGCATTATGGAAGAATAAGGTATTGACAAAACGAAACGGTAATCCATATATCCATCGTTACAACCCAAATACTGACCAGTGGACCCACAATTCATTGGGTCAAATAATGAGCAACAATGGGATAGCAGTTGGGCAGCACTTTTTTATGGCGGACAACCATGGGTATCGAATAGAGAATACGGGTACGATTACTTCCCTAGAGCAGATTTCAAATTATTTTCAATCTCCCTTTAATAAGATTATTTATAACAACTTAAGTGGTATCTACCAACAATCTGAAAATCAAGGGAGTTATTTTTGGATGAACCAAAAAGATGGTCAAATCGATAGAGTTATAGTTCCTATTACTCATACCTCCAGCTTAATTCATGCGAATAGAAGTGTACCTCAACTGGCAAGGGGGACACAAAATTTCATGAGTTCCAATACCTTTTGTTTGAATCCCAACGGGTTTAATTTTAATAGAATAGTTGATGGGGAATTGAACAAAGTGGTCAAGGATATTGTGGTCGCGAGCATAGAAATTAACAATGGCGGGGGAGAGCTACGTACCGTAACTTACGATTATAACGATGCCCATACCTTACCGGACGATCAAAACACCTTCTATGGCAAGGTCGTTGTCCAAAACAGGGGCTATGGCAGTGGTAATATTG
The sequence above is a segment of the Muricauda sp. SCSIO 64092 genome. Coding sequences within it:
- a CDS encoding tail fiber protein; translation: MKKIGTVILSLGCLLGMNAQNDFPDSGDAKIQDANLTIETSQWRPSLLTLRDTHYNPNQVYHFQLESDGLKIKQDGEVNYQFKSGGNFIVRNGNTMLGIGSPLYKLHIKDPFGGAAIGLERGGKLWRFDLQTNSDRLFIGHSDNSSIVTFHKDGKMGIGTTSPDAKLEVHDGSIEINSSPFAHFKILRDNGATASMGITSNTKHAYLSSAGELKFLTDLENADASTKMFLTRSGRLGIGTTSPDARLTVKGNIHAEEVKVDLSVPAPDYVFKEGYDLKSLQEIQDYIKEHGHLPNVPSAKELEENGIQLGVMNMKLLEKIEELTLYTLQQQKEILLLHEQLKKVDALQEQINNLLNQNQE
- a CDS encoding DUF6443 domain-containing protein codes for the protein MKKCALLLFLLGSWQLWAQSTTENYTKSYEPKIAFSVSQLEDVIGDAGTSSSFTLSAPVSSGTFEAKQSITLAPGFHATGNVTIKIVGFHPEVLENITYTDGLGRPVQSIAKAQSPNGHDIVQFMEYDQFGRTSKNYLPYPTTQKTGNFIADPKTPQTAYYQNQYGDTYAYGETIFDDSPLNRAIETSSPGYDWRIISGSNSDHTTKMEYATNTSTLEIVKFTINDSGASPVVSKGAYGTKELFKNIVKNENWQSTDGQLNTVETYTDKNGRTVATIVFEEVSGTVEKRITQNVYDIQGRLRYILPPKALENVNPLQNPYVINEDLVYQYEYDEYNRQIAQRVPGRDWEYLVYDQLDRPFLMQDKNLANQGKWLFTKYDAFDRPVYSGFYFNSGNTPQELQDIVDNFIANNTDNPANIEKRIAGTNNLGLGQGIDINYTNDAFPKGIIDILSVYYYDDYDFTDTDKPATPTTVQGQTVTIRTQGLQTANFSRTMGENTWTKLYTYYDEKGREIKIHNKNHLGGYTATESKLDFRGKIDLAVTKHKRVTSDTELAINDRFTYDYAERALGHFQKINSQAEERIAEHDYDELGMLTLKKVGGSAASSIPLQELAYEYNIRGQFKALNNVNTLDDKLFAYKINYNQAAEGAGTAPARYDGSISQIIWQSAYDNTKRSYAYLYDDLNRLSESKYQYNSGLNGNVSNNFNTQYTYDEHGNIKSLERRGSSNLIDQLTYNYGTANGNQLLSVSDAGSSLGFIDGNTSGNDYAYDYNGNMTRDLNKGITNIGYNHLDLVNTVSLPSNRSLNFLYDASGAKLQKKYMNGSSTVTTTDYLGGFQYADGNLQFFPTPEGYVYKSGSTYKYMYIYADHLGNTRVSYTDTNGNGTIESSELASNRNYYPFGSVHSGDYTNGLSAVYKYTFQGKEFQAEDGLNWHDFGSRMYDSELGRWMATDPQSQFGSPYLALDNNPILYVDPDGEWVWIAVGAVVGGVINVAANWDNIDNFWEGAAAFGSGALVGGATAACGACGSAVALAAGGGVLTGATNNIISQTGNGRGLNDVEWGSVVQGGVIGGVSGIAGYGAGNLAARYGGNVLINGLNVQGPAVRGALGGVAGAFGGGYASGFTGALLSGANLGEANQAGLNGATDLGNLGIGTVAGFAGGYKYARDNQINPLTGKFENTTNQVAIGRNQHKRVNPAANDLGAETISESWAEKFGNKWIPDDVGLNFNNDWFNKRLDLNSNVFDFGNGGFKDYSPYYNVELNSLQFRSYPIIRARYSSFFGQRVRIIYYENRFITLPWNN
- a CDS encoding SpvB/TcaC N-terminal domain-containing protein, which encodes MKKITLTIIAGMIITQAVFTQNTDANDIQTPEQSPFNMASGSIQGAIANSVKEVTGKANLSVPIANINARGVSYPVSLTYNGDDVFRQAQYMNRYRTQSILGVGWNMNVPKIVVDHKGTATRDDDTFYLLDGNNNTKLICTKKQILEGLFGIGSSYMAFQMEKYAPYKISYRIRTRDNVNSVFVTTEQDYWTITDDKGITYTYGNTDNTRQNVVAWGNWIGDSRNTVGDSKHTTVWNLSKIQDQWGNNLTFSYDKVEGFASSSGERHTEASYLEEITASSGGKIVFTYGNKPITEYYEPHTEAQEPDAYQEQFETKYLSSIKTYDRANQLVYTYGLGYSVIKKVASNDRNRYLQSITQKDKNNTALPPLEYEYHTTGIFEGGLRKVTYPSGGSVSYTYGEKTIFDSGSISAVVDGNISNNYTTVGHFAGQNYALRVRHEGNWNTNERLSIVYDFWIGEKWKRREFIIPELVKVVFRNGRHEVNTLKFASGKDFFAFLTFDRGNNKGSVYLFHKKQDGVDWLQTSYRNITVESGSADYPNEDPVLLAGEDFVAVGTNRPGRLLTYTWNGNGWNSKSISQGTGQFYYGAANNFIVALDEDGGSDWITGVNHADNYYIHYLDAEKQWHTKSWSAAADPHTQGTHDPSYLYASNSMLGFMAGNQEEYILRWDMDYNLIAVDDVVGQHTDTYPLLPVMNNVFMLLKSSPNGPYGPTKGLAFDGSNWSLEPFDPINVSYDYALWKNKVLTKRNGNPYIHRYNPNTDQWTHNSLGQIMSNNGIAVGQHFFMADNHGYRIENTGTITSLEQISNYFQSPFNKIIYNNLSGIYQQSENQGSYFWMNQKDGQIDRVIVPITHTSSLIHANRSVPQLARGTQNFMSSNTFCLNPNGFNFNRIVDGELNKVVKDIVVASIEINNGGGELRTVTYDYNDAHTLPDDQNTFYGKVVVQNRGYGSGNIGTTEKYFNTGEDDVQMAGLPERVVIKNKSGSQVSETETNWFKFSKAFQNTAYRTIGRGYYLRPNRIIERTRLDGQDVTTTTTNGYNTYGHLSSSTRTNSDGQVEFTSTRYAHQEYSFVLNKNMLSFPYETKIIVGSQTVGVEQSIWKSWSGKAYAYQNKSGTTTSNLRINSEITKVDTYGNVQESNNGQGIFKTVLYGYGNLYPVATVTNATFTEVDNQLDVSYGSLQSLSNSSLETELNKLYDRLPQAMINLNLYDNQGRVTRTLDERDEAVNFSYDSFGRLEYTTDSNNRVIEKKEYHFGTH